One genomic region from Augochlora pura isolate Apur16 chromosome 7, APUR_v2.2.1, whole genome shotgun sequence encodes:
- the Wwk gene encoding anoctamin 8 white walker isoform X1, which translates to MPGGEGSPINLLGHRASTTSGECANSDEDERTTGTAPSTMTTVLADDGLRRRKVIHAAKETLDKASRLLRRKIPCTGHLMTPRRLWIQKVPTQECDVIVMFPSGASDETLMWLLGRLRAGTPGLVVHVRHHASSDSYGFYLTAPFSVLLKAAEEVHLPKTLRQEFGGGLKEFVGSEASCFEGSDDEAQFFTTQERQSLVLHLLHTLRAGSQDLHSLPGLKMVEGQAIIPKCISSGIISQVFPLHELPALEKLQRTWVRAFLSPQPLDDICKYFGVKITMYFAWLGHYTTALIVPAAVGAIYWVGIIGRNQAVEDVAYVLFSVFNVIWATVYLETWKRRGAELAYRWGTLDQRDDLLVEPRPLFTGTLEVSSVTGRLEPTYPRWKRNMFRYFVSVPVIAACLFFVFIVMILSFQIQDWWDARLEAGGYGFWLSYVPKVLLAVVIALMDEAYFKVAVWLNDMENYRLDTEYENHLIYKVALFQFVNSFLSLFYIAFYLQDQERLKEQLAALLIARQVIGNLKESAVPYLIEQLRLARLSFELFGALSPSEARPPPGEENDENGKEPDDKSERSDSGKSTQPRNVSQAELESSLYRVGHPTNSLLSDVTFKVFSKKYDGAFSEHLEMLSQLGYVCLFSSAFPLAAMAALLGNLLELRGDAFKLCFVLQRPFGRRVSNIGTWQNAMEAMGLVAILVNCALIGLSGQVQRMFPEMSATQTILLIVALEHIMLAIRFIIICAIPDIPHWVATEMAKVEFLRREAVRRLSSTPSPEQQPATVIGRFVVSPADGESEEHLLSDRTGDATTPSLPETPTLASTTQTPSSPPTPSAASVPRISETPSAAQTPGSAGSSDIGTPFLTEINMGSIRDLHNTPRCSIPGGERGRRSREWLNNEPEASGGDQYSHHLTIGPHGGVDWVRRLGLEPGGRKSSDSEISGAGSVNGRTDKLPHLHRSTDCIVSKELASSSDSDLLRSAPPWTMAHRNQKFRFSPDREREREKTEKQQYLHHHQQQQQLQQQQQQQQQQQQQQQQQQQHHHQRESRDSHRQHTSHYSERDKDSSGRSDSSKTSQEEEKPNKEDQEAKKTRVKQSLMKRARSVAIFSLKLKERRAREAELKAKEAEKEARWQQPQSCVGGELSCIPIDKLISVDDIAAMELRRLNH; encoded by the exons GAATGCGACGTCATAGTGATGTTCCCGAGTGGAGCGAGCGACGAGACTTTGATGTGGCTTCTAGGCCGTCTACGGGCTGGGACCCCGGGCCTAGTTGTTCACGTTCGACACCACGCCTCGTCAGATAGTTACGGATTTTACTTAACAGCCCCTTTTAGCGT ATTGTTGAAAGCCGCCGAGGAGGTGCATTTGCCAAAGACACTGCGCCAGGAGTTCGGCGGTGGTCTGAAAGAGTTCGTGGGCTCCGAGGCAAGTTGCTTCGAGGGTAGCGACGACGAAGCTCAATTCTTCACTACTCAGGAAAGGCAGTCCCTGGTCCTGCACTTGCTGCACACGCTCAGAGCGGGCTCGCAGGACCTCCACAGTCTGCCGGGTCTTAAGATGGTAGAAGGACAAGCAATTATTCCAAAGTGCATTTCTTCTGGGATCATTTCTCAG GTCTTCCCTCTTCACGAATTGCCTGCGTTGGAGAAGCTACAGCGGACATGGGTCCGCGCGTTTCTCAGTCCTCAGCCCTTGGACGACATTTGTAAATACTTCGGAGTAAAGATTACTATGTATTTCGCGTGGCTCGGACATTACACCACCGCTTTAATCGTTCCGGCTGCTGTGGGTGCCATATATTGG GTCGGCATCATCGGTAGGAATCAAGCGGTGGAGGATGTAGCGTACGTTCTGTTCTCCGTCTTCAACGTGATCTGGGCCACCGTTTATCTGGAAACCTGGAAGAGAAGAGGCGCCGAACTGGCCTACAGGTGGGGCACCTTGGATCAAAGAGACGACCTACTTGTCGAGCCTAGGCCTTTATTCACG GGCACCTTGGAGGTCTCGTCTGTGACGGGAAGACTGGAACCAACTTATCCGAGATGGAAGAGGAACATGTTCCGGTACTTCGTCAGCGTTCCCGTCATCGCCGCGTGCCTCTTCTTCGTTTTTATCGTGATGATCCTGAGCTTCCAGATACAG GATTGGTGGGACGCTCGTCTGGAGGCGGGGGGATACGGGTTCTGGTTGAGCTACGTGCCAAAAGTTCTGCTCGCCGTGGTGATAGCGTTAATGGACGAGGCTTACTTTAAGGTCGCCGTTTGGCTGAACGACATGG AAAACTATCGGCTAGACACCGAGTACGAGAATCATCTGATCTACAAAGTGGCACTG TTTCAGTTTGTAAACTCCTTCCTATCGCTATTTTACATCGCCTTCTACCTACAAGATCAAGAGAGACTAAAGGAG CAACTGGCAGCTCTGTTGATAGCCCGCCAGGTAATCGGTAACCTGAAGGAGTCGGCGGTCCCGTATCTGATCGAGCAGCTGCGACTGGCCCGTTTGAGCTTCGAGCTTTTCGGCGCGCTGAGCCCGAGCGAGGCGAGGCCGCCGCCCGGCGAGGAGAACGACGAGAACGGGAAAGAGCCCGACGACAAGAGCGAACGGTCCGACAGCGGGAAGAGCACGCAACCGAGAAACGTCAGCCAGGCTGAGCTGGAAAGTTCCCTCTACAGAGTAGGGCATCCCACTAATTCTCTACTTAGTGACGTTACGTTCAAG GTATTCAGCAAGAAG TACGATGGAGCGTTCTCAGAGCATCTGGAGATGCTATCACAACTCGGCTACGTCTGCCTGTTCTCATCGGCGTTCCCGCTGGCGGCCATGGCGGCCCTGCTCGGGAATCTGCTCGAGCTTCGCGGGGACGCTTTCAAGCTCTGCTTCGTTCTGCAGCGGCCTTTCGGCCGGAGGGTCTCCAACATCGGGACTTGGCAG AACGCGATGGAGGCGATGGGACTGGTCGCGATACTGGTGAATTGCGCGTTGATCGGACTGAGCGGACAGGTGCAGCGAATGTTCCCAGAGATGTCGGCCACGCAGACGATCCTGCTGATCGTCGCCCTGGAACATATCATGCTCGCGATACGGTTCATTATAATCTGCGCGATACCGGACATACCGCACTGGGTGGCCACCGAAATGGCCAAGGTAGAATTCTTGAGAAGGGAGGCGGTCAGACGACTGTCCTCTACACCGTCGCCGGAACAACAGCCCGCAACAGTAATAG GGAGATTCGTGGTGAGTCCAGCAGACGGTGAGAGCGAAGAACACCTGCTTTCCGATCGCACCGGAGACGCGACCACGCCGAGTCTACCAGAGACGCCGACCCTGGCCTCGACCACCCAGACACCGAGCAGCCCGCCGACACCGAGCGCAGCCTCCGTGCCCAGAATCTCGGAGACGCCGTCTGCTGCCCAGACACCGGGCAGCGCGGGCAGCAGCGATATAGGTACACCTTTCCTGACTGAAATTAACATGGGCAGCATTCGCGACCTTCACAATACACCTAGGTGCTCCATTCCTGGCGGAGAACGAG GAAGGAGATCGAGAGAGTGGTTGAATAATGAGCCGGAGGCGTCCGGCGGCGATCAGTACAGCCACCACCTGACGATCGGGCCCCACGGAGGCGTGGACTGGGTCCGAAGATTGGGCCTCGAACCCGGCGGCAGGAAGTCCAGCGACTCCGAGATCAGCGGAGCTGGCAGCGTCAACGGAAGGACGGACAAGCTTCCGCATCTTCATCGATCCACCGACTGCATCGTATCGAAAGAGCTCGCCTCGTCGTCGGACAGCGATCTCCTCAG GTCAGCTCCGCCGTGGACGATGGCTCACAGAAATCAGAAATTCCGTTTCTCTCCGGACAGGGAGAGGGAGCGGGAGAAGACGGAGAAACAGCAGTACCTTCATCATCatcaacagcagcaacaactgcagcagcaacaacaacaacagcagcagcagcaacaacaacaacaacagcaacaacaacatcATCATCAACGGGAGAGCCGCGACAGCCATAGACAGCACACGTCCCACTATTCCGAGAGGGACAAGGACTCGAGCGGCCGATCGGACTCGAGCAAAACCAGCCAGGAGGAAGAGAAGCCGAACAAGGAGGATCAAGAGGCGAAGAAGACCCGGGTGAAGCAGAGCCTGATGAAGAGGGCGAGGTCCGTCGCGATCTTCTCGCTGAAGCTGAAGGAGCGTCGGGCAAGGGAGGCCGAGCTCAAGGCGAAGGAGGCCGAGAAGGAGGCCAGATGGCAACAGCCGCAGTCATGCGTCGGTGGTGAACTCTCCTGCATCCCCATAGACAagcttatatccgtggatgaCATCGCAGCCATGGAACTACGCAGACTTAACCATTAG
- the Wwk gene encoding anoctamin 8 white walker isoform X4, whose protein sequence is MPGGEGSPINLLGHRASTTSGECANSDEDERTTGTAPSTMTTVLADDGLRRRKVIHAAKETLDKASRLLRRKIPCTGHLMTPRRLWIQKVPTQECDVIVMFPSGASDETLMWLLGRLRAGTPGLVVHVRHHASSDSYGFYLTAPFSVLLKAAEEVHLPKTLRQEFGGGLKEFVGSEASCFEGSDDEAQFFTTQERQSLVLHLLHTLRAGSQDLHSLPGLKMVEGQAIIPKCISSGIISQVFPLHELPALEKLQRTWVRAFLSPQPLDDICKYFGVKITMYFAWLGHYTTALIVPAAVGAIYWVGIIGRNQAVEDVAYVLFSVFNVIWATVYLETWKRRGAELAYRWGTLDQRDDLLVEPRPLFTGTLEVSSVTGRLEPTYPRWKRNMFRYFVSVPVIAACLFFVFIVMILSFQIQDWWDARLEAGGYGFWLSYVPKVLLAVVIALMDEAYFKVAVWLNDMENYRLDTEYENHLIYKVALFQFVNSFLSLFYIAFYLQDQERLKEQLAALLIARQVIGNLKESAVPYLIEQLRLARLSFELFGALSPSEARPPPGEENDENGKEPDDKSERSDSGKSTQPRNVSQAELESSLYRVGHPTNSLLSDVTFKVFSKKYDGAFSEHLEMLSQLGYVCLFSSAFPLAAMAALLGNLLELRGDAFKLCFVLQRPFGRRVSNIGTWQNAMEAMGLVAILVNCALIGLSGQVQRMFPEMSATQTILLIVALEHIMLAIRFIIICAIPDIPHWVATEMAKVEFLRREAVRRLSSTPSPEQQPATVIDGESEEHLLSDRTGDATTPSLPETPTLASTTQTPSSPPTPSAASVPRISETPSAAQTPGSAGSSDIGTPFLTEINMGSIRDLHNTPRCSIPGGERGRRSREWLNNEPEASGGDQYSHHLTIGPHGGVDWVRRLGLEPGGRKSSDSEISGAGSVNGRTDKLPHLHRSTDCIVSKELASSSDSDLLRSAPPWTMAHRNQKFRFSPDREREREKTEKQQYLHHHQQQQQLQQQQQQQQQQQQQQQQQQQHHHQRESRDSHRQHTSHYSERDKDSSGRSDSSKTSQEEEKPNKEDQEAKKTRVKQSLMKRARSVAIFSLKLKERRAREAELKAKEAEKEARWQQPQSCVGGELSCIPIDKLISVDDIAAMELRRLNH, encoded by the exons GAATGCGACGTCATAGTGATGTTCCCGAGTGGAGCGAGCGACGAGACTTTGATGTGGCTTCTAGGCCGTCTACGGGCTGGGACCCCGGGCCTAGTTGTTCACGTTCGACACCACGCCTCGTCAGATAGTTACGGATTTTACTTAACAGCCCCTTTTAGCGT ATTGTTGAAAGCCGCCGAGGAGGTGCATTTGCCAAAGACACTGCGCCAGGAGTTCGGCGGTGGTCTGAAAGAGTTCGTGGGCTCCGAGGCAAGTTGCTTCGAGGGTAGCGACGACGAAGCTCAATTCTTCACTACTCAGGAAAGGCAGTCCCTGGTCCTGCACTTGCTGCACACGCTCAGAGCGGGCTCGCAGGACCTCCACAGTCTGCCGGGTCTTAAGATGGTAGAAGGACAAGCAATTATTCCAAAGTGCATTTCTTCTGGGATCATTTCTCAG GTCTTCCCTCTTCACGAATTGCCTGCGTTGGAGAAGCTACAGCGGACATGGGTCCGCGCGTTTCTCAGTCCTCAGCCCTTGGACGACATTTGTAAATACTTCGGAGTAAAGATTACTATGTATTTCGCGTGGCTCGGACATTACACCACCGCTTTAATCGTTCCGGCTGCTGTGGGTGCCATATATTGG GTCGGCATCATCGGTAGGAATCAAGCGGTGGAGGATGTAGCGTACGTTCTGTTCTCCGTCTTCAACGTGATCTGGGCCACCGTTTATCTGGAAACCTGGAAGAGAAGAGGCGCCGAACTGGCCTACAGGTGGGGCACCTTGGATCAAAGAGACGACCTACTTGTCGAGCCTAGGCCTTTATTCACG GGCACCTTGGAGGTCTCGTCTGTGACGGGAAGACTGGAACCAACTTATCCGAGATGGAAGAGGAACATGTTCCGGTACTTCGTCAGCGTTCCCGTCATCGCCGCGTGCCTCTTCTTCGTTTTTATCGTGATGATCCTGAGCTTCCAGATACAG GATTGGTGGGACGCTCGTCTGGAGGCGGGGGGATACGGGTTCTGGTTGAGCTACGTGCCAAAAGTTCTGCTCGCCGTGGTGATAGCGTTAATGGACGAGGCTTACTTTAAGGTCGCCGTTTGGCTGAACGACATGG AAAACTATCGGCTAGACACCGAGTACGAGAATCATCTGATCTACAAAGTGGCACTG TTTCAGTTTGTAAACTCCTTCCTATCGCTATTTTACATCGCCTTCTACCTACAAGATCAAGAGAGACTAAAGGAG CAACTGGCAGCTCTGTTGATAGCCCGCCAGGTAATCGGTAACCTGAAGGAGTCGGCGGTCCCGTATCTGATCGAGCAGCTGCGACTGGCCCGTTTGAGCTTCGAGCTTTTCGGCGCGCTGAGCCCGAGCGAGGCGAGGCCGCCGCCCGGCGAGGAGAACGACGAGAACGGGAAAGAGCCCGACGACAAGAGCGAACGGTCCGACAGCGGGAAGAGCACGCAACCGAGAAACGTCAGCCAGGCTGAGCTGGAAAGTTCCCTCTACAGAGTAGGGCATCCCACTAATTCTCTACTTAGTGACGTTACGTTCAAG GTATTCAGCAAGAAG TACGATGGAGCGTTCTCAGAGCATCTGGAGATGCTATCACAACTCGGCTACGTCTGCCTGTTCTCATCGGCGTTCCCGCTGGCGGCCATGGCGGCCCTGCTCGGGAATCTGCTCGAGCTTCGCGGGGACGCTTTCAAGCTCTGCTTCGTTCTGCAGCGGCCTTTCGGCCGGAGGGTCTCCAACATCGGGACTTGGCAG AACGCGATGGAGGCGATGGGACTGGTCGCGATACTGGTGAATTGCGCGTTGATCGGACTGAGCGGACAGGTGCAGCGAATGTTCCCAGAGATGTCGGCCACGCAGACGATCCTGCTGATCGTCGCCCTGGAACATATCATGCTCGCGATACGGTTCATTATAATCTGCGCGATACCGGACATACCGCACTGGGTGGCCACCGAAATGGCCAAGGTAGAATTCTTGAGAAGGGAGGCGGTCAGACGACTGTCCTCTACACCGTCGCCGGAACAACAGCCCGCAACAGTAATAG ACGGTGAGAGCGAAGAACACCTGCTTTCCGATCGCACCGGAGACGCGACCACGCCGAGTCTACCAGAGACGCCGACCCTGGCCTCGACCACCCAGACACCGAGCAGCCCGCCGACACCGAGCGCAGCCTCCGTGCCCAGAATCTCGGAGACGCCGTCTGCTGCCCAGACACCGGGCAGCGCGGGCAGCAGCGATATAGGTACACCTTTCCTGACTGAAATTAACATGGGCAGCATTCGCGACCTTCACAATACACCTAGGTGCTCCATTCCTGGCGGAGAACGAG GAAGGAGATCGAGAGAGTGGTTGAATAATGAGCCGGAGGCGTCCGGCGGCGATCAGTACAGCCACCACCTGACGATCGGGCCCCACGGAGGCGTGGACTGGGTCCGAAGATTGGGCCTCGAACCCGGCGGCAGGAAGTCCAGCGACTCCGAGATCAGCGGAGCTGGCAGCGTCAACGGAAGGACGGACAAGCTTCCGCATCTTCATCGATCCACCGACTGCATCGTATCGAAAGAGCTCGCCTCGTCGTCGGACAGCGATCTCCTCAG GTCAGCTCCGCCGTGGACGATGGCTCACAGAAATCAGAAATTCCGTTTCTCTCCGGACAGGGAGAGGGAGCGGGAGAAGACGGAGAAACAGCAGTACCTTCATCATCatcaacagcagcaacaactgcagcagcaacaacaacaacagcagcagcagcaacaacaacaacaacagcaacaacaacatcATCATCAACGGGAGAGCCGCGACAGCCATAGACAGCACACGTCCCACTATTCCGAGAGGGACAAGGACTCGAGCGGCCGATCGGACTCGAGCAAAACCAGCCAGGAGGAAGAGAAGCCGAACAAGGAGGATCAAGAGGCGAAGAAGACCCGGGTGAAGCAGAGCCTGATGAAGAGGGCGAGGTCCGTCGCGATCTTCTCGCTGAAGCTGAAGGAGCGTCGGGCAAGGGAGGCCGAGCTCAAGGCGAAGGAGGCCGAGAAGGAGGCCAGATGGCAACAGCCGCAGTCATGCGTCGGTGGTGAACTCTCCTGCATCCCCATAGACAagcttatatccgtggatgaCATCGCAGCCATGGAACTACGCAGACTTAACCATTAG
- the Wwk gene encoding anoctamin 8 white walker isoform X7, with protein MPGGEGSPINLLGHRASTTSGECANSDEDERTTGTAPSTMTTVLADDGLRRRKVIHAAKETLDKASRLLRRKIPCTGHLMTPRRLWIQKVPTQECDVIVMFPSGASDETLMWLLGRLRAGTPGLVVHVRHHASSDSYGFYLTAPFSVLLKAAEEVHLPKTLRQEFGGGLKEFVGSEASCFEGSDDEAQFFTTQERQSLVLHLLHTLRAGSQDLHSLPGLKMVEGQAIIPKCISSGIISQVFPLHELPALEKLQRTWVRAFLSPQPLDDICKYFGVKITMYFAWLGHYTTALIVPAAVGAIYWVGIIGRNQAVEDVAYVLFSVFNVIWATVYLETWKRRGAELAYRWGTLDQRDDLLVEPRPLFTGTLEVSSVTGRLEPTYPRWKRNMFRYFVSVPVIAACLFFVFIVMILSFQIQDWWDARLEAGGYGFWLSYVPKVLLAVVIALMDEAYFKVAVWLNDMENYRLDTEYENHLIYKVALFQFVNSFLSLFYIAFYLQDQERLKEQLAALLIARQVIGNLKESAVPYLIEQLRLARLSFELFGALSPSEARPPPGEENDENGKEPDDKSERSDSGKSTQPRNVSQAELESSLYRVGHPTNSLLSDVTFKVFSKKYDGAFSEHLEMLSQLGYVCLFSSAFPLAAMAALLGNLLELRGDAFKLCFVLQRPFGRRVSNIGTWQNAMEAMGLVAILVNCALIGLSGQVQRMFPEMSATQTILLIVALEHIMLAIRFIIICAIPDIPHWVATEMAKVEFLRREAVRRLSSTPSPEQQPATVIGRFVVSPADGESEEHLLSDRTGDATTPSLPETPTLASTTQTPSSPPTPSAASVPRISETPSAAQTPGSAGSSDIGRRSREWLNNEPEASGGDQYSHHLTIGPHGGVDWVRRLGLEPGGRKSSDSEISGAGSVNGRTDKLPHLHRSTDCIVSKELASSSDSDLLRSAPPWTMAHRNQKFRFSPDREREREKTEKQQYLHHHQQQQQLQQQQQQQQQQQQQQQQQQQHHHQRESRDSHRQHTSHYSERDKDSSGRSDSSKTSQEEEKPNKEDQEAKKTRVKQSLMKRARSVAIFSLKLKERRAREAELKAKEAEKEARWQQPQSCVGGELSCIPIDKLISVDDIAAMELRRLNH; from the exons GAATGCGACGTCATAGTGATGTTCCCGAGTGGAGCGAGCGACGAGACTTTGATGTGGCTTCTAGGCCGTCTACGGGCTGGGACCCCGGGCCTAGTTGTTCACGTTCGACACCACGCCTCGTCAGATAGTTACGGATTTTACTTAACAGCCCCTTTTAGCGT ATTGTTGAAAGCCGCCGAGGAGGTGCATTTGCCAAAGACACTGCGCCAGGAGTTCGGCGGTGGTCTGAAAGAGTTCGTGGGCTCCGAGGCAAGTTGCTTCGAGGGTAGCGACGACGAAGCTCAATTCTTCACTACTCAGGAAAGGCAGTCCCTGGTCCTGCACTTGCTGCACACGCTCAGAGCGGGCTCGCAGGACCTCCACAGTCTGCCGGGTCTTAAGATGGTAGAAGGACAAGCAATTATTCCAAAGTGCATTTCTTCTGGGATCATTTCTCAG GTCTTCCCTCTTCACGAATTGCCTGCGTTGGAGAAGCTACAGCGGACATGGGTCCGCGCGTTTCTCAGTCCTCAGCCCTTGGACGACATTTGTAAATACTTCGGAGTAAAGATTACTATGTATTTCGCGTGGCTCGGACATTACACCACCGCTTTAATCGTTCCGGCTGCTGTGGGTGCCATATATTGG GTCGGCATCATCGGTAGGAATCAAGCGGTGGAGGATGTAGCGTACGTTCTGTTCTCCGTCTTCAACGTGATCTGGGCCACCGTTTATCTGGAAACCTGGAAGAGAAGAGGCGCCGAACTGGCCTACAGGTGGGGCACCTTGGATCAAAGAGACGACCTACTTGTCGAGCCTAGGCCTTTATTCACG GGCACCTTGGAGGTCTCGTCTGTGACGGGAAGACTGGAACCAACTTATCCGAGATGGAAGAGGAACATGTTCCGGTACTTCGTCAGCGTTCCCGTCATCGCCGCGTGCCTCTTCTTCGTTTTTATCGTGATGATCCTGAGCTTCCAGATACAG GATTGGTGGGACGCTCGTCTGGAGGCGGGGGGATACGGGTTCTGGTTGAGCTACGTGCCAAAAGTTCTGCTCGCCGTGGTGATAGCGTTAATGGACGAGGCTTACTTTAAGGTCGCCGTTTGGCTGAACGACATGG AAAACTATCGGCTAGACACCGAGTACGAGAATCATCTGATCTACAAAGTGGCACTG TTTCAGTTTGTAAACTCCTTCCTATCGCTATTTTACATCGCCTTCTACCTACAAGATCAAGAGAGACTAAAGGAG CAACTGGCAGCTCTGTTGATAGCCCGCCAGGTAATCGGTAACCTGAAGGAGTCGGCGGTCCCGTATCTGATCGAGCAGCTGCGACTGGCCCGTTTGAGCTTCGAGCTTTTCGGCGCGCTGAGCCCGAGCGAGGCGAGGCCGCCGCCCGGCGAGGAGAACGACGAGAACGGGAAAGAGCCCGACGACAAGAGCGAACGGTCCGACAGCGGGAAGAGCACGCAACCGAGAAACGTCAGCCAGGCTGAGCTGGAAAGTTCCCTCTACAGAGTAGGGCATCCCACTAATTCTCTACTTAGTGACGTTACGTTCAAG GTATTCAGCAAGAAG TACGATGGAGCGTTCTCAGAGCATCTGGAGATGCTATCACAACTCGGCTACGTCTGCCTGTTCTCATCGGCGTTCCCGCTGGCGGCCATGGCGGCCCTGCTCGGGAATCTGCTCGAGCTTCGCGGGGACGCTTTCAAGCTCTGCTTCGTTCTGCAGCGGCCTTTCGGCCGGAGGGTCTCCAACATCGGGACTTGGCAG AACGCGATGGAGGCGATGGGACTGGTCGCGATACTGGTGAATTGCGCGTTGATCGGACTGAGCGGACAGGTGCAGCGAATGTTCCCAGAGATGTCGGCCACGCAGACGATCCTGCTGATCGTCGCCCTGGAACATATCATGCTCGCGATACGGTTCATTATAATCTGCGCGATACCGGACATACCGCACTGGGTGGCCACCGAAATGGCCAAGGTAGAATTCTTGAGAAGGGAGGCGGTCAGACGACTGTCCTCTACACCGTCGCCGGAACAACAGCCCGCAACAGTAATAG GGAGATTCGTGGTGAGTCCAGCAGACGGTGAGAGCGAAGAACACCTGCTTTCCGATCGCACCGGAGACGCGACCACGCCGAGTCTACCAGAGACGCCGACCCTGGCCTCGACCACCCAGACACCGAGCAGCCCGCCGACACCGAGCGCAGCCTCCGTGCCCAGAATCTCGGAGACGCCGTCTGCTGCCCAGACACCGGGCAGCGCGGGCAGCAGCGATATAG GAAGGAGATCGAGAGAGTGGTTGAATAATGAGCCGGAGGCGTCCGGCGGCGATCAGTACAGCCACCACCTGACGATCGGGCCCCACGGAGGCGTGGACTGGGTCCGAAGATTGGGCCTCGAACCCGGCGGCAGGAAGTCCAGCGACTCCGAGATCAGCGGAGCTGGCAGCGTCAACGGAAGGACGGACAAGCTTCCGCATCTTCATCGATCCACCGACTGCATCGTATCGAAAGAGCTCGCCTCGTCGTCGGACAGCGATCTCCTCAG GTCAGCTCCGCCGTGGACGATGGCTCACAGAAATCAGAAATTCCGTTTCTCTCCGGACAGGGAGAGGGAGCGGGAGAAGACGGAGAAACAGCAGTACCTTCATCATCatcaacagcagcaacaactgcagcagcaacaacaacaacagcagcagcagcaacaacaacaacaacagcaacaacaacatcATCATCAACGGGAGAGCCGCGACAGCCATAGACAGCACACGTCCCACTATTCCGAGAGGGACAAGGACTCGAGCGGCCGATCGGACTCGAGCAAAACCAGCCAGGAGGAAGAGAAGCCGAACAAGGAGGATCAAGAGGCGAAGAAGACCCGGGTGAAGCAGAGCCTGATGAAGAGGGCGAGGTCCGTCGCGATCTTCTCGCTGAAGCTGAAGGAGCGTCGGGCAAGGGAGGCCGAGCTCAAGGCGAAGGAGGCCGAGAAGGAGGCCAGATGGCAACAGCCGCAGTCATGCGTCGGTGGTGAACTCTCCTGCATCCCCATAGACAagcttatatccgtggatgaCATCGCAGCCATGGAACTACGCAGACTTAACCATTAG